Proteins encoded together in one Nostoc sp. PCC 7524 window:
- the cofG gene encoding 7,8-didemethyl-8-hydroxy-5-deazariboflavin synthase subunit CofG, with protein sequence MPVANSSIVTYSPAYTIVPTYECFNRCTYCNFRTDPGKSPWLSLSAAEDILNRLQNQQVCEILILSGEVHPHSPQRQEWFQRIYDLCELTLSMGFLSHTNAGPLSFAEMQQLKNVNVSMGLMLEQLTPTLLKTVHRHAPSKLPELRLQQLEWAGELQIPFTTGLLLGIGETSNDWWETLAAISHIHQRYHHIQEVILQPHSPGNQQTFNAQPFDPHQLPVVIAKARQILPSDITIQIPPNLVKDKQWLLACIEAGARDLGGISPKDEVNPDYPHLQEQELREILQPTGWELVPRLPVYPQFDSCLYGELQKAVQQWRTTLTPTSTTGDR encoded by the coding sequence ATGCCAGTGGCAAACTCTTCTATCGTCACCTATAGCCCTGCTTACACAATCGTTCCCACTTACGAGTGCTTCAATCGCTGCACCTACTGTAACTTCCGCACCGACCCCGGTAAAAGCCCTTGGCTGAGTTTATCAGCAGCAGAAGATATTCTAAACCGACTGCAAAATCAGCAAGTCTGTGAAATTCTCATCCTTAGTGGTGAAGTGCATCCCCACTCACCCCAACGTCAGGAATGGTTTCAGAGGATTTATGATTTGTGTGAATTAACACTATCGATGGGTTTTTTATCACATACCAATGCAGGTCCTTTAAGTTTTGCAGAAATGCAACAACTAAAGAATGTCAACGTTTCAATGGGTTTAATGCTAGAACAGTTAACCCCAACATTATTAAAGACAGTCCATCGCCATGCACCGAGTAAGTTACCGGAACTCAGACTGCAACAATTAGAATGGGCGGGAGAATTGCAGATACCCTTTACCACTGGTTTACTTTTGGGAATTGGGGAAACCTCTAATGATTGGTGGGAAACATTAGCAGCTATCTCTCACATTCATCAACGTTACCACCACATTCAAGAAGTCATCTTACAACCTCACAGTCCAGGGAATCAGCAAACCTTTAACGCACAACCTTTTGATCCTCATCAACTACCAGTAGTCATTGCGAAAGCACGCCAGATTTTACCGTCAGATATTACAATTCAAATTCCGCCGAATTTAGTTAAAGATAAACAATGGTTACTAGCTTGTATAGAAGCTGGTGCAAGAGATTTAGGCGGAATCAGCCCAAAAGATGAAGTAAATCCAGATTATCCCCATCTTCAGGAGCAAGAATTAAGAGAAATTTTACAGCCTACGGGGTGGGAATTAGTACCGCGGTTACCTGTATATCCCCAGTTTGATAGTTGCTTGTATGGGGAATTACAAAAAGCGGTGCAGCAATGGCGAACAACTTTAACGCCAACTTCTACAACAGGTGACAGGTGA
- the psbA gene encoding photosystem II q(b) protein, translated as MTATLQQRQNANVWEQFCNWITSTNNRLYIGWFGVLMIPTLLAATTCFIIAFIAAPPVDIDGIREPVAGSLLYGNNIISGAVVPSSNAIGLHFYPIWEAASLDEWLYNGGPYQLVIFHFLTGVFCYLGREWELSYRLGMRPWICLAFSAPVAAATAVFLVYPIGQGSFSDGMPLGISGTFNFMIVFQAEHNILMHPFHMLGVAGVFGGSLFSAMHGSLVTSSLVRETTETESQNYGYKFGQEEETYNIVAAHGYFGRLIFQYASFNNSRSLHFFLAAWPVIGIWFTALGVSTMAFNLNGFNFNQSVIDSQGRVINTWADIINRANLGMEVMHERNAHNFPLDLAAGEVAPVAISAPAING; from the coding sequence ATGACCGCAACCTTACAACAGCGCCAAAACGCCAACGTATGGGAACAGTTCTGCAACTGGATTACCAGCACCAACAACCGCTTATACATCGGTTGGTTCGGTGTCCTGATGATTCCCACCCTGCTAGCTGCAACCACCTGCTTCATCATCGCCTTTATCGCTGCTCCTCCTGTGGACATCGATGGTATCCGTGAACCCGTTGCAGGTTCTTTGCTCTACGGTAACAACATCATCTCCGGTGCAGTTGTTCCTTCTTCTAACGCTATCGGTTTACACTTCTACCCCATTTGGGAAGCTGCTTCCTTAGATGAATGGCTGTACAACGGTGGCCCTTACCAATTGGTAATTTTCCACTTCTTGACCGGCGTATTCTGCTACTTGGGTCGTGAGTGGGAATTGTCCTACCGTTTAGGTATGCGTCCTTGGATTTGCCTAGCTTTCTCTGCACCCGTAGCAGCAGCAACCGCAGTATTCTTGGTATACCCCATCGGTCAAGGTTCCTTCTCTGACGGTATGCCCTTGGGTATCTCTGGTACCTTCAACTTCATGATCGTGTTCCAAGCGGAACACAACATCCTGATGCACCCCTTCCATATGTTAGGTGTGGCTGGTGTATTCGGCGGTTCTTTGTTCTCCGCAATGCACGGTTCTTTGGTAACTTCCTCCTTGGTGCGTGAAACCACCGAAACCGAATCTCAAAACTACGGTTACAAATTCGGTCAAGAAGAAGAAACCTACAACATCGTAGCTGCCCACGGTTACTTCGGTCGCTTAATCTTCCAATACGCGTCCTTCAACAACAGCCGTTCTCTGCACTTCTTCTTGGCTGCTTGGCCTGTAATCGGTATCTGGTTTACCGCTTTGGGTGTCAGCACAATGGCGTTCAACCTGAACGGTTTCAACTTCAACCAATCCGTGATTGACTCCCAAGGTCGCGTCATCAACACCTGGGCTGATATCATCAACCGCGCTAACTTAGGTATGGAAGTAATGCACGAGCGCAACGCTCACAACTTCCCCTTAGACTTGGCTGCTGGTGAAGTTGCTCCTGTTGCTATCAGCGCACCCGCTATCAACGGCTAA
- the aroC gene encoding chorismate synthase yields MGSTFGHLFRITTFGESHGGGVGVVIDGCPPRLEISAEEIQVELDRRRPGQSKITTPRKEADSCEILSGVFEGKTLGTPISILVRNKDTRPQDYDEMAQKYRPSHADATYDAKYGIRNWQGGGRSSARETIGRVAAGAIAKKILRQVVNVEVIGYVKRIKDLEGVVDPNTVTLDEVESNIVRCPDGDCAQKMIELIEQTGRQGDSIGGVVECVARNVPKGLGEPVFDKLEADIAKAVMSLPASKGFEIGSGFAGTLLTGIEHNDEFYIDENGEVRTVTNRSGGIQGGISNGENIILRVAFKPTATIRKEQKTVTREGEETLLAAKGRHDPCVLPRAVPMVEAMVALVLCDHLLRQHGQCKVL; encoded by the coding sequence ATGGGTAGCACTTTTGGTCATCTTTTCCGTATTACTACTTTTGGTGAGTCTCACGGCGGAGGCGTGGGGGTTGTGATTGATGGTTGTCCTCCGCGATTGGAAATTTCGGCTGAAGAAATTCAAGTAGAGTTGGATAGAAGACGACCAGGACAAAGTAAAATTACGACTCCCCGCAAGGAAGCAGACAGTTGTGAGATTTTGTCTGGGGTGTTTGAAGGTAAAACTTTGGGGACACCAATATCAATTTTGGTGCGAAACAAAGATACTCGTCCCCAAGATTATGACGAGATGGCGCAAAAGTATCGTCCTTCCCATGCGGATGCTACCTATGATGCAAAGTATGGGATTCGTAATTGGCAAGGTGGGGGCAGGTCGTCAGCCCGTGAGACAATAGGGAGAGTAGCAGCAGGTGCGATCGCTAAAAAAATTCTTCGTCAAGTTGTGAATGTTGAAGTTATCGGTTACGTCAAGCGCATCAAGGATTTAGAAGGTGTAGTTGACCCCAATACCGTTACGTTGGATGAAGTCGAAAGCAATATTGTACGCTGTCCTGATGGGGATTGCGCGCAAAAAATGATTGAATTAATTGAGCAAACTGGTAGACAAGGTGATTCTATCGGTGGTGTTGTGGAATGTGTAGCGCGCAATGTCCCCAAAGGTTTGGGTGAGCCTGTATTTGATAAATTAGAGGCTGATATTGCTAAAGCTGTGATGTCTCTCCCTGCTAGCAAAGGGTTTGAAATTGGTTCAGGTTTTGCAGGGACACTATTAACAGGAATTGAACATAACGACGAATTTTATATAGATGAAAACGGGGAAGTTCGCACCGTAACTAATCGTTCTGGTGGGATTCAAGGCGGTATTTCTAATGGGGAAAATATCATTTTGCGTGTTGCATTTAAGCCTACAGCTACCATTAGAAAAGAGCAAAAAACAGTGACGCGTGAGGGTGAAGAAACATTATTAGCGGCGAAGGGAAGACATGATCCCTGTGTTTTACCCCGTGCAGTTCCAATGGTAGAAGCGATGGTGGCGTTGGTGTTGTGCGATCATTTGTTACGCCAACATGGTCAGTGTAAAGTGCTGTGA
- a CDS encoding SemiSWEET family sugar transporter, translating to MNFITILGLSAAILTTIAFLPQVLQTWRTKSAKDVSYLMLITFMSGLFLWLLYGIYLQAWPIIFANGTTLALNFVILWLKIKYR from the coding sequence ATGAATTTTATCACAATTTTAGGATTATCAGCCGCTATATTAACTACCATTGCTTTCTTGCCACAAGTGTTGCAAACATGGCGCACAAAATCAGCAAAAGATGTTTCTTACCTCATGCTGATTACATTTATGAGTGGTCTTTTTTTATGGTTACTATATGGAATTTATCTGCAAGCTTGGCCGATTATTTTTGCTAACGGCACAACTTTGGCTCTGAACTTTGTAATTCTATGGCTTAAAATTAAATATAGATAA